A single genomic interval of Bacillus sp. es.036 harbors:
- a CDS encoding DUF5359 family protein yields the protein MAKLEQMLIKLIVIQFIFLMASQLLLTQEDFRIYLSKAIYYEGVLKDLPPLIKRQ from the coding sequence ATGGCGAAACTTGAACAAATGTTAATAAAACTGATCGTCATTCAATTTATTTTTCTTATGGCCTCTCAGTTGTTACTGACTCAGGAGGACTTTCGAATTTATCTTAGCAAAGCCATTTATTATGAAGGTGTATTGAAGGATTTGCCTCCTCTGATCAAGCGTCAATAG
- the ypeB gene encoding germination protein YpeB → MIRSILIGVLAVGVAGTSYWGYKEHQEKNAVLINAENTYQRAFHDLNFHMDALEEKIGSTLAMNSRGSLSPALAEVWRLTSEAQNDVGQLPLTLMPFNKTEEFLTNIGSFSYRVAVRDLDENPLSDEEYETLKNLHSHSTDIKNELRKVQAMVIDHNLRWMDVELALASESQPQDNTIIDGFKTVDKQVEGYSEVNWGPEVTQLNTKKENLNKNIKGKKLSEKEAKQQVIDFLDLDSKAKIDITRTGDESKYQAYSLSIENKDKKSSTNLDVTQKGAKPIWILMDREIGEQKLSLNEAADQARAFLKEHDITNMTISESSQYDRMGVFTFVYQQDDVAIYPDAVHIKVALDNGDITGYESLEYLTNHHERQLEPPTLSRNEALEQVNPNVQVMDEGLGVIQNDLGEEVLCYEFMGTIENETYRIFINVENGREERVEKMDGTEMNYETA, encoded by the coding sequence TTGATTCGCTCAATATTGATTGGTGTACTTGCAGTTGGTGTTGCCGGAACAAGTTATTGGGGATACAAAGAACACCAGGAGAAAAATGCCGTACTTATTAATGCTGAAAATACGTACCAACGAGCATTTCATGATTTGAATTTTCACATGGATGCACTAGAAGAGAAGATTGGATCTACACTCGCAATGAACTCTCGTGGTAGTCTTTCGCCTGCGTTAGCTGAAGTGTGGCGCTTAACTTCAGAAGCTCAAAATGACGTGGGACAGCTTCCTTTAACTCTTATGCCTTTTAACAAGACAGAGGAGTTTTTAACGAATATCGGCTCATTTAGTTACCGAGTAGCTGTTCGAGATCTCGATGAAAACCCCTTATCAGATGAAGAATATGAGACGCTGAAGAATTTGCACAGCCATTCCACGGATATCAAAAATGAATTAAGAAAAGTTCAAGCGATGGTAATCGATCATAATCTTCGCTGGATGGACGTAGAGCTTGCTCTAGCTTCCGAATCCCAGCCTCAAGACAATACAATCATAGATGGATTTAAGACAGTGGATAAGCAAGTGGAAGGGTATAGTGAGGTGAACTGGGGACCTGAAGTGACACAGCTTAATACCAAGAAAGAGAATCTAAATAAAAATATTAAAGGGAAGAAACTTAGTGAAAAAGAAGCCAAACAACAAGTGATTGATTTTCTAGATCTTGATTCAAAAGCCAAAATAGACATAACCAGAACGGGGGATGAATCAAAGTATCAAGCCTATAGTCTTTCAATTGAGAACAAAGACAAAAAATCCTCAACCAATCTTGATGTTACTCAAAAGGGTGCAAAGCCGATCTGGATCCTAATGGATAGGGAAATCGGGGAACAAAAGCTTAGCTTGAATGAAGCCGCAGACCAAGCGAGGGCTTTCTTAAAAGAACATGACATCACAAATATGACCATTTCTGAAAGTAGTCAGTATGATCGGATGGGCGTCTTTACATTTGTGTACCAACAAGATGATGTTGCGATCTATCCTGATGCTGTTCATATTAAGGTGGCGTTAGACAATGGTGATATTACTGGATACGAGTCGCTAGAGTATTTAACGAATCATCATGAAAGACAACTCGAGCCCCCAACATTATCAAGAAACGAAGCATTAGAACAAGTGAATCCCAATGTCCAAGTGATGGACGAAGGGTTGGGCGTCATACAAAATGACCTTGGAGAAGAAGTATTATGTTATGAATTTATGGGTACGATTGAAAATGAAACGTATCGAATTTTTATTAATGTTGAAAATGGACGAGAAGAAAGAGTTGAAAAAATGGACGGTACTGAGATGAATTACGAAACGGCATAA
- the sleB gene encoding spore cortex-lytic enzyme, whose product MVLDDDNEAGAFSNQIIQKGATGTDVIELQARLKHIGFYTGKVDGVFGWGTYWAVRNYQYEFGMDVDGLVGPEMKAKLNKTTKYDPGQGGKSPKASEANQSKPKDSNVQAKNVPSGYSQNDIKLLANAVYGEARGEPYEGQVAVAAVILNRVQSASFPNTVSGVIFEPRAFTAVSDGQIWLTPNEKAKEAVIDAINGWDPTGEALYYFNPNTATSGWIWTRPQIKQIGKHIFCE is encoded by the coding sequence ATGGTTTTAGATGATGACAATGAAGCAGGTGCATTTTCAAACCAAATTATTCAAAAGGGCGCGACAGGAACAGACGTTATTGAACTTCAAGCACGTTTGAAGCATATTGGCTTTTATACAGGTAAAGTTGATGGGGTTTTTGGTTGGGGAACGTATTGGGCAGTTAGAAACTATCAATACGAATTTGGAATGGATGTTGATGGGCTTGTTGGACCAGAGATGAAGGCCAAGTTAAATAAAACCACAAAATATGACCCTGGACAGGGGGGCAAAAGTCCTAAAGCATCAGAAGCGAACCAAAGTAAGCCAAAAGACTCGAATGTACAGGCGAAGAATGTGCCTTCAGGATATTCCCAGAATGATATTAAGCTTCTTGCAAATGCAGTTTATGGAGAAGCGCGCGGAGAACCATATGAAGGCCAAGTTGCGGTTGCTGCAGTCATCTTAAACCGCGTCCAAAGCGCATCATTTCCAAACACTGTATCGGGCGTTATTTTTGAACCGCGTGCTTTTACAGCAGTTTCAGATGGACAAATTTGGTTAACGCCGAATGAAAAGGCAAAAGAAGCTGTTATCGATGCGATAAACGGCTGGGATCCAACGGGAGAAGCGCTTTATTATTTTAATCCGAATACAGCTACGTCTGGATGGATATGGACAAGACCGCAAATCAAACAAATTGGGAAACATATATTCTGTGAATAA